A DNA window from Pseudomonas resinovorans NBRC 106553 contains the following coding sequences:
- a CDS encoding phosphate ABC transporter substrate-binding protein PstS family protein, with product MKLKRLMAALTFVAAGVATASAVAAVDPAIPAYQKTTGVSGNLSSVGSDTLANLMTLWAEAYKREYPNVNIQIQAAGSSTAPPALTEGTANLGPMSRKMKDVELQAFEEKYGYKPTAVPVAVDALAVFVHKDNPIKGLTMQQVDAIFSANRLCGGKSDVKTWGDLGVTGDLANKPVQLFGRNSVSGTYGYFKEEALCKGDFKPNVNEQPGSASVVQSISQSVNGIGYSGIGYKTSSVKTVALAKKEGGEFVEDNEQNALNGSYPLSRFLYVYVNKAPNKPLAPLEAEFVKMVLSKQGQEVVVKDGYIPVPAKVAEKTLKDLGL from the coding sequence ATGAAACTGAAGCGTTTGATGGCGGCCCTGACCTTTGTCGCCGCCGGCGTTGCCACCGCCAGCGCGGTTGCCGCTGTCGACCCGGCCATCCCGGCCTACCAGAAGACCACCGGCGTTTCCGGCAACCTCTCCAGCGTTGGTTCCGACACCCTGGCCAACCTCATGACCCTGTGGGCCGAGGCTTACAAGCGCGAGTACCCGAACGTCAACATCCAGATCCAGGCCGCCGGTTCCTCCACCGCGCCGCCCGCCCTGACCGAAGGCACCGCCAACCTGGGCCCGATGAGCCGCAAGATGAAGGACGTCGAGCTGCAGGCCTTCGAAGAGAAGTACGGCTACAAGCCGACCGCCGTGCCGGTGGCCGTCGACGCCCTGGCCGTGTTCGTGCACAAGGACAACCCGATCAAGGGTCTGACCATGCAGCAGGTCGACGCGATCTTCTCCGCCAACCGCCTGTGCGGCGGCAAGAGCGACGTCAAGACCTGGGGTGACCTGGGCGTGACCGGCGACCTGGCCAACAAGCCGGTCCAGTTGTTCGGCCGTAACTCGGTATCCGGCACCTACGGCTACTTCAAGGAAGAAGCCCTGTGCAAAGGCGACTTCAAGCCGAACGTGAACGAGCAGCCGGGTTCGGCTTCCGTGGTTCAGTCCATCAGCCAGTCGGTCAACGGCATCGGCTACTCGGGCATCGGCTACAAGACTTCCAGCGTGAAGACCGTGGCCCTGGCCAAGAAGGAAGGCGGCGAGTTCGTTGAAGACAACGAGCAGAATGCGCTGAACGGCAGCTACCCGCTGTCCCGCTTCCTCTACGTTTATGTGAACAAGGCGCCGAACAAGCCCCTGGCTCCCCTGGAAGCCGAGTTCGTGAAGATGGTGCTGTCCAAGCAGGGCCAGGAAGTCGTCGTCAAGGACGGCTACATCCCGGTTCCGGCGAAAGTCGCGGAAAAGACCCTGAAGGATCTGGGCCTGTAA